In the Acidaminococcales bacterium genome, AAAGCCTTTTTGCGTCAAAGCGCGGCAGGCGATGTAACTGCGCAGGCCCGAATGGCAGAAAACATATATGGTCCTGTCCTTGGGCAATTCGCCTGCCCGTTCGCGCAATTCATGCAGGGGAATGTTAAGCGCGCCCTTTATCGGGGCGCCGGCGCACTCATCCGCCGTGCGCACGTCAAGCAGAAAGCGCGCTCCGCCCGGCGGCGCGTCCTGCCAGAAAGCTTGCCTTAGCTCGCCGGACAGCACTTTTGCCGCTACGTCGCCGGCGTAATTGACCGGATCCCGGGCAGAGGCGTAAGGCGGGGCGTACGCCAATTCCAGCTCGCCAAGGCCGCGCACGGTCAGAGCGCTTTTGAGCGCGGCGGCGAAAACATCGGCGCGTTTGTCCGCCCCGCTTTTGCCGACGACCTGCGCCCCCAGTATTTTGCCGCTGCCGGCGGCAAAAAGCAGCTTGATCGAAAGCGGCGACCCGCCGGGATAATAAGCGGCGTGGCTGGCCGGATGCAGATATACTTTGTCATAATTTGCCCCGGCCGCCTTTAAATCTTTTTCATTGGCGCCCGTGGCGGCGGCGGTCAAATCAAAAACCTTCACGGCCGCCGAGGCCAATACCCGGCCGAAGGGCTTTTTCTCCCCGGCGATATGCGCGGCCGCCACGCGCGCCTGCTTGCCGGCGTTTCCGGCCAGGGCGGCTATGAACGGGCGGCCTGTTGCCATGTGCGTGCTTTCCACCGCGTCGCCGGCCGCGTAAATGTCCTTGTCGGAAGTCTGCATGAACCGGTTGGTTTTTATGCCGCCGGACTTGCCTATTTTCAGCCCCGCCGCCTCGGCAAGGGCTGTTTCCGGGCGAATTCCCATGCTCAAAAGGACAAAATCGGTTTTGAGTTCGCCCCCCCTTTCCCCGCTTAACCGCAGGACGAGTTCGCCGCCTTTTTTTTCAATTCCGGCAAGAAACGTTTTCAGGCGCAAATCAACCTTTTTTTGCCTGATATGGTTTTGCAGGATGGCCGCCATTTCCGGGTCAAAAGCCGGCATGACTTGGCCGGACGCTTCTATGAGCGCCGTTTTTAATCCCAAGGCGCAAAAGTTCTCCGCCGCTTCCAGCCCGATAGAGCCGCCGCCGATTACCGCCGCCCGCTCCGGTTTTCGCGTGTTGAGGAATGTTTTCAGCGCGGCCGTGCCTTCAACGTCTTTGAGGATGAATACCTCCGCAAGCCCCGCCCCGGCGATGGGGGGGCGCACGGCATAAGAACCGGGCGCCAGCAGGAGTTTGTCGTAAGGATAATTCAAAAGCTCCCCGCCGGGCAATTTTTTGGCCGTAACGGTCTTTTGTTTTCGGTTGATAGCGACGACTTCGGTGTTTACCAAAACCGTAACATTGAAGCGGCCTTTTAAAGTGGCGGGCGTGTGCAAAACAAGCTCGTCCTCGTCTTTGATCAAGCCGCCGATATAATAAGGCAGGCCGCAGTTGGCGTAAGAAACGTAAGGGCCGCGCTCGAACACGGTAATTTCGGCGTTTTCGTCCAGCCGCCGCATTTTCGCCGCGAACGCCGCGCCGGCGGCTACGCCGCCTACAACGAGATATTTAGCCACGACACGCACACATCCTTTGCCGCAAAATAACGCCCGCCCCGATCAGTTTTCGGCGGCCAGCCCTTTTTGCGCAAGATATTCCGCCAAA is a window encoding:
- a CDS encoding FAD-dependent oxidoreductase; its protein translation is MAKYLVVGGVAAGAAFAAKMRRLDENAEITVFERGPYVSYANCGLPYYIGGLIKDEDELVLHTPATLKGRFNVTVLVNTEVVAINRKQKTVTAKKLPGGELLNYPYDKLLLAPGSYAVRPPIAGAGLAEVFILKDVEGTAALKTFLNTRKPERAAVIGGGSIGLEAAENFCALGLKTALIEASGQVMPAFDPEMAAILQNHIRQKKVDLRLKTFLAGIEKKGGELVLRLSGERGGELKTDFVLLSMGIRPETALAEAAGLKIGKSGGIKTNRFMQTSDKDIYAAGDAVESTHMATGRPFIAALAGNAGKQARVAAAHIAGEKKPFGRVLASAAVKVFDLTAAATGANEKDLKAAGANYDKVYLHPASHAAYYPGGSPLSIKLLFAAGSGKILGAQVVGKSGADKRADVFAAALKSALTVRGLGELELAYAPPYASARDPVNYAGDVAAKVLSGELRQAFWQDAPPGGARFLLDVRTADECAGAPIKGALNIPLHELRERAGELPKDRTIYVFCHSGLRSYIACRALTQKGFDAVNMSGGYMSWRAMALEQGLMAK